A single window of Bombyx mori chromosome 9, ASM3026992v2 DNA harbors:
- the Apn1 gene encoding aminopeptidase N precursor, which produces MASRWFYFLVGVAFLQTSLTLSPIPVPEDEWVEFARMLRDPAFRLPTTTRPRHYQVTLTPYFDVVPANVNPFTFDGEVTIYTSPTVANVNEVVIHCNDLTIQSLSIGYQSGTNVVDITATGQTFACEMPFSFLRIRTTEALVLNREYIIKSTFRGNLQTNMRGFYRSWYVDSTGRRWMGTTQFQPGHARQAFPCYDEPGFKATFDITMNREESFSPTISNMPIRTTNTLANGRVSETFWTTPVTSTYLLAFIVSHYTVVSTNNNALRPFDIYARNNVGRTGDWSLEIGEKLLEAMEAYTQIPYYTMAENINMKQAAIPDFSAGAMENWGLLTYREALILYDPLNSNHFYKQRVANIVAHEIAHMWFGNLVTCAWWDNLWLNEGFARFYQYYLTASVAPELGYETRFIVEQVQMAMFSDSVDTAHALTDLNVNDPTTVSAHFSTITYARGAAILRMTQHLLGVETFVKGLRNYLRERQFNVAEPHHLFTALDAAAVEDGALNGYGGITIDTYFRTWSEKAGHPLLTVTINQRTGEMIVTQERWERNTGVSQFPSLWHIPITWTRAGAPEFEDLKPSQFISQQVTSINRGTTGLEWVIFNKQEAGFYRVNYDDTNWALLTRALRSSSRTAIHQLNRAQIVDDIFQLARANVMKYNRAFNILSFLQFEDEYAPWLAAISGFNFLIRRLAHDSTNAALLQKLILELSPAVVAKLGYLEPENGSYMTDLQRMYVMEFLCNVGHEECNNFGTQAFRRWSTGTFIPANMRPWVYCAGLRHGTAEDFNFFWNRYLQEDLSSEKVVMLNVAGCTTDQASLNRFLDAIVSGNDDIRPQDYNAALTSAITSNEINTLRAFQWLRNNVDQATRTLGSVSTILNTIIGRLLNEEQINEVSNWLTANQNTLGATYSTALRAIETTRSNLVWSQQRISEFTNYFESGYVEDVIEEITEAPPTAPPTAPPTEAPAVTPAPDSANVAALSFITLIITLAVNLA; this is translated from the exons ATG GCATCTCGCTGGTTTTACTTCCTCGTGGGCGTAGCCTTCTTACAAACTTCACTAACGTTAAGCCCCATACCAGTACCAGAAGATGAGTGGGTTGAATTTGCGAGGATGCTTCGGGATCCGGCGTTTCGTCTTCCAACGACCACACGCCCGAGACATTATCAAGTAACACTGACTCCATATTTCGATGTTGTACCAGCCAACGTGAACCCCTTCACTTTTGACGGCGAAGTTACTATTTACACTTCTCCCACAGTAGCAAACGTTAACGAAGTTGTTATCCACTGCAACGACTTGACCATTCAAAGCCTCTCAATTGGCTACCAAAGTGGAACGAATGTGGTAGATATAACAGCGACCGGCCAGACTTTCGCCTGTGAGATGCCTTTCAGTTTCCTTAGAATCAGAACCACTGAAGCTTTAGTACTCAATAGagaatacataattaaaagcaCTTTTAGAGGAAATCTGCAAACTAACATGAGAGGCTTTTACAGAAGTTGGTACGTTGATAGCACCGGTAGGAG ATGGATGGGTACTACCCAATTCCAACCTGGTCATGCTCGCCAAGCGTTCCCTTGTTACGATGAGCCTGGATTCAAAGCCACCTTTGATATTACCATGAACAGAGAAGAATCCTTCAGTCCGACTATTTCAAACATGCCTATTAGAACGACCAACAC TCTTGCAAATGGTCGCGTTTCTGAAACTTTTTGGACGACACCGGTTACCTCTACCTATTTGTTGGCTTTTATCGTTTCACATTACACTGTTGTCTCTACTAACAACAATGCTCTACGACCCTTCGATATCTATGCCCGTAACAATGTTGGTCGCACTGGTGATTGGTCTTTGGAGATCGGAGAGAAACTTTTGGAGGCTATGGAGGCATACACTCAAATTCCATATTATACAATGGCCGAAAATATTAACATGAAACAAGCGGCAATTCCTGATTTCTCTGCTGGTGCTATGGAAAACTGGGGTCTGTTGACTTACAG gGAAGCTTTGATACTTTATGATCCGTTGAATTCAAACCATTTCTACAAACAGCGCGTGGCTAACATCGTAGCCCACGAAATAGCTCATATGTGGTTTGGAAATTTGGTCACTTGCGCCTGGTGGGACAACTTGTGGCTAAACGAAGGCTTTGCTAGATTCTATCAATATTATTTGACGGCATCG GTTGCACCTGAGCTGGGCTATGAGACGCGTTTTATCGTTGAGCAAGTCCAAATGGCCATGTTCTCGGATTCCGTTGACACCGCTCATGCACTGACAGATCTCAATGTAAATGATCCGACCACAGTCAGCGCGCACTTTTCTACAATAACCTACGCGAGAGGTGCTGCCATTCTCAGGATGACTCAACACTTACTTGGAGTCGAAACCTTCGTTAAAGGCCTCCGCAACTATCTCCGTGAAAG ACAATTCAATGTTGCTGAGCCTCATCACCTTTTCACGGCTTTGGATGCGGCTGCTGTGGAAGATGGCGCTTTGAACGGCTATGGCGGTATTACAATTGATACCTACTTCAGAACTTGGTCCGAGAAGGCCGGACATCCACTTCTGACTGTTACTATTAACCAGAGAACTGGGGAAATGATTGTTACACAg GAAAGATGGGAACGCAATACTGGCGTTTCACAATTCCCGAGCCTATGGCACATACCGATCACCTGGACTAGGGCTGGAGCTCCCGAATTCGAAGACTTGAAACCATCGCAATTCATCTCGCAACAAGTGACCTCCATTAACAGAGGCACCACTGGGTTGGAGTGGGTAATATTCAACAAGCAAGAAGCCG GCTTCTACAGAGTCAACTACGACGATACCAATTGGGCTCTCCTGACTAGAGCTTTGAGGTCGTCGTCCCGAACTGCCATTCATCAACTGAACCGTGCTCAG ATTGTGGACGATATTTTCCAATTGGCCCGAGCAAATGTGATGAAGTACAACAGAGCATTCAACATTCTATCCTTCCTGCAATTTGAAGACGAATATGCTCCATGGTTGGCGGCCATCAGTGGCTTCAACTTCCTCATCAGGAGACTGGCTCATGATTCTACTAATGCGGCACTTTTACAA AAACTTATTCTAGAACTAAGTCCCGCGGTAGTAGCTAAACTGGGTTACCTAGAGCCAGAGAATGGCTCCTACATGACTGATCTTCAAAGAATGTACGTAATGGAATTCCTTTGTAACGTGGGACACGAAGAATGCAATAACTTTGGAACCCAGGCCTTCCGAAGGTGGAGCACCGGTACTTT TATCCCGGCTAACATGCGCCCGTGGGTGTACTGCGCTGGACTACGTCACGGCACGGCGGAAGACTTCAACTTCTTCTGGAATCGCTACCTTCAGGAAGATCTGTCCAGTGAGAAGGTGGTAATGCTCAACGTTGCTGGCTGTACTACTGACCAGGCCAGTCTGAATCGATTCCTGGATGCGATTGTCTCAGGAAACGACGATATTAGACCACAAGACTACAATGCTGCTCTAACCTCCGCTATTACATCCAATGAGATAAACACTCTGAGAGCTTTCCAATGGCTCAGGAACAACGTTGACCAGGCGACCAGAAC CCTAGGCAGCGTTTCCACGATCTTGAACACAATAATTGGACGTCTCCTCAACGAGGAACAGATAAATGAg GTTTCGAACTGGTTGACGGCCAACCAAAACACCCTGGGAGCCACATACAGCACGGCGCTACGAGCTATCGAGACCACGCGGTCGAACCTCGTCTGGTCACAGCAGAGAATTTCAGAATTCACGAACTACTTCGAGTCAGGCTACGTGGAGGATGTCATTGAGGAGATCACCGAGGCACCGCCTACTGCTCCCCCGACCGCCCCACCAACCG AAGCTCCAGCTGTCACCCCTGCACCCGATTCAGCGAACGTCGCAGCCCTAAGCTTTATCACACTGATCATCACTTTAGCTGTCAATTTGGCATAA